One Pseudomonas sp. B21_DOA genomic window, CGCCGAAGAAGGCTTGACCATCGCTCAGGCCGATCTGCCGGATTACGCCGCGCTCGACCTGAAAATGGACGGCGACTCCGGACTGGTGTTGCTGCCCAAGCTGCTGGAACTCGATCCGGAAATGCGCGTGGTGATCCTCACCGGTTATTCGAGCATTGCCACGGCAGTCGAGGCGATCAAGCGTGGCGCCTGCAACTACCTGTGCAAACCCGCCGATGCCGACGACGTGCTGGCCGCGTTGCTGTCCGAGCACGCCGACCTCGACAGTCTGGTGCCGGAGAACCCGATGTCGGTCGATCGTTTGCAGTGGGAACACATCCAGCGCGTGCTCACCGAGCACGAAGGCAACATCTCCGCCACGGCCCGCGCGCTGGGCATGCACCGCCGCACCCTGCAGCGCAAACTGCAGAAGCGTCCGGTCCGTCGCTGAACCTGCGCTGAACGACTATCGCCAGCCCTCGCGATAAATCGCGCCGATCCTCTATGATCGGCGCGTGTCTGTTGTTTTCTATATCGAGCCTTATCCATGAATCAGAACGCTGAATATTCCGCGGTCAACGATGCTGTGCGCGGGCAGTTTTTTCGCAAAGTCTGGGCGATGACCACGCCTTACTGGCGCAGCGAAGAGAAGGGCAAGGCCTGGACGTTGCTGATTGCCGTGATCGCGCTGACGCTGTTCAGCGTATGGATCGCGGTGTGGTTGAACAGTTGGTACAAGGATTTCTATAACGCCCTGCAGAAA contains:
- a CDS encoding response regulator transcription factor codes for the protein MSDEIQVEGEELPHLLLVDDDSTFTRVMARAMARRGFRVSTAGSAEEGLTIAQADLPDYAALDLKMDGDSGLVLLPKLLELDPEMRVVILTGYSSIATAVEAIKRGACNYLCKPADADDVLAALLSEHADLDSLVPENPMSVDRLQWEHIQRVLTEHEGNISATARALGMHRRTLQRKLQKRPVRR